A DNA window from Fusobacterium sp. FSA-380-WT-3A contains the following coding sequences:
- the pyrF gene encoding orotidine-5'-phosphate decarboxylase: MNAKDRLIIALDFPTMDKAVELVEKLGDTASFYKVGLELFLNSKGKMVEYLAEKGKKIFLDLKFHDIPNTTAMASVFAAKENVFMFNVHASGGKKMMSKVVEEAKKINDKSLLIAVTILTSLSEEEVKETFMTEVSIKELAMNLARLTKEAGMDGVVCSPWEAKYIKEALGKEFKTVCPGVRPAWSATNDQTRIMTPKDAMLNGCDFLVVGRPITKNEDPVNATKMVIAEIEEGLKEGNLC; the protein is encoded by the coding sequence ATAAATGCAAAAGATAGATTAATAATAGCTTTAGATTTTCCAACAATGGATAAAGCAGTTGAATTAGTAGAAAAATTAGGAGACACAGCTTCTTTTTATAAAGTTGGTCTTGAATTATTTTTAAATTCTAAAGGAAAAATGGTAGAGTATTTAGCTGAAAAAGGGAAAAAAATATTTTTAGATTTAAAATTCCATGATATTCCTAATACTACAGCTATGGCTTCTGTATTTGCTGCTAAAGAAAATGTATTTATGTTTAATGTACATGCTTCTGGTGGAAAAAAAATGATGTCTAAAGTAGTTGAAGAAGCTAAAAAAATAAATGATAAATCTTTATTAATAGCTGTAACTATTCTTACAAGTTTATCAGAAGAAGAAGTAAAAGAAACATTTATGACTGAAGTAAGTATAAAAGAATTAGCTATGAATCTAGCAAGACTTACAAAAGAAGCTGGAATGGATGGAGTAGTTTGTTCTCCATGGGAAGCTAAATATATAAAAGAAGCTTTAGGAAAAGAATTTAAAACTGTATGTCCAGGAGTAAGACCAGCTTGGTCAGCTACTAATGACCAAACAAGAATAATGACTCCAAAAGATGCTATGTTAAATGGTTGTGATTTCTTAGTAGTTGGAAGACCTATAACTAAAAACGAAGACCCAGTAAATGCTACAAAAATGGTAATAGCTGAGATAGAAGAAGGATTAAAAGAGGGAAATCTATGCTAA
- a CDS encoding dihydroorotase family protein yields MLIKNGLVVIDGEIKFKDILIENEKIVEISDEIIKEEEEILDAKGHYIIPGIIDPHVHMRDPGLTHKEDFETGSKACAKGGVTTFFDMPNTIPNTITEEELLKKKKDAVGRSYVNYGFYFGGSKLDNSTEVEKVKDLVVATKVFMNVSTGNMLVEDEKILENIFRASKLVGVHAEGEMVQKAIELSEKTGTPVYLCHLSTKEEVEMVRIGKKKGLKIYGEVTPHHLFLNEKDVLKNSLLRMKPELKTKEDNEALWEGIIDGTIDTIGTDHAPHKLEEKLEKLTFGIPGVEHSLEMMLKGVAGGRITLTDLTRIMSENTAKIFNIKNKGKLEIGYDADLVIINLETTERIKKEDVVSKCGWTPYEGFLKGGEVLTTIVRGNIVYNNKKFINKKIGKEVM; encoded by the coding sequence ATGCTAATAAAAAATGGATTAGTAGTTATTGATGGAGAAATAAAATTTAAAGATATATTAATAGAAAATGAAAAAATTGTTGAAATTTCTGATGAAATCATAAAAGAGGAAGAGGAAATTTTAGATGCAAAAGGTCATTATATAATTCCAGGGATAATAGACCCTCATGTACATATGAGAGACCCAGGACTTACTCATAAAGAAGATTTTGAAACAGGAAGTAAAGCATGTGCTAAAGGTGGAGTTACAACTTTTTTTGATATGCCAAATACAATTCCAAATACAATAACTGAAGAGGAACTTCTAAAAAAGAAAAAAGATGCTGTTGGAAGAAGTTATGTGAACTATGGATTTTATTTTGGTGGAAGTAAACTAGATAATAGCACAGAAGTAGAAAAAGTTAAAGATTTAGTAGTAGCTACAAAAGTTTTTATGAATGTTTCAACAGGAAATATGTTAGTTGAAGATGAAAAAATATTAGAAAATATTTTTAGAGCTTCTAAATTAGTAGGAGTACATGCAGAAGGAGAGATGGTACAAAAGGCTATAGAACTTTCTGAAAAAACAGGAACTCCAGTATATCTTTGTCATTTATCTACAAAAGAAGAAGTTGAAATGGTAAGAATTGGAAAGAAAAAAGGTTTAAAGATATATGGAGAGGTTACACCACACCATTTATTTTTAAATGAAAAAGATGTTTTAAAGAATTCTCTTCTAAGAATGAAACCTGAGTTAAAAACAAAAGAAGACAATGAAGCTTTATGGGAAGGGATAATAGATGGGACTATTGATACAATAGGAACAGACCATGCTCCCCATAAATTAGAAGAAAAATTAGAAAAATTAACTTTTGGAATACCAGGGGTTGAACATTCTTTAGAAATGATGTTAAAAGGTGTAGCTGGTGGAAGAATAACTTTAACTGATTTAACAAGAATAATGAGTGAAAATACTGCGAAAATATTTAATATAAAAAATAAAGGTAAACTAGAAATTGGATATGATGCAGATTTAGTAATTATTAATTTAGAAACAACAGAAAGAATAAAAAAAGAAGATGTCGTATCTAAATGTGGATGGACACCTTATGAGGGATTCTTAAAAGGTGGAGAAGTTCTTACAACAATTGTAAGAGGAAATATAGTATATAATAATAAAAAATTTATTAATAAAAAAATTGGTAAGGAAGTGATGTAA
- a CDS encoding GNAT family N-acetyltransferase, whose translation MIREFRKIDLDEIMQIWLETNIKTHNFISKKYWENNYFLVKEIIPKSKVYIFEGNNKIKGFLGIVEENYIVGIFVKEEFQNQGIGKKLIDFIKSKKENLFLNVYDKNIRAKKFYFSNDFKILKEIKDNEFKEKEFLLEWKK comes from the coding sequence ATGATAAGAGAATTTAGAAAAATTGACTTAGATGAGATTATGCAAATTTGGTTAGAAACAAATATAAAAACGCATAATTTTATAAGTAAAAAATATTGGGAAAATAATTATTTTTTAGTGAAAGAAATAATTCCTAAGAGCAAAGTATATATTTTTGAAGGAAATAATAAAATAAAGGGATTTCTTGGAATAGTTGAAGAGAATTATATTGTAGGAATTTTTGTAAAAGAGGAATTCCAAAATCAAGGAATAGGAAAAAAATTAATTGATTTTATAAAAAGTAAAAAAGAAAATTTGTTTTTAAATGTTTATGACAAAAATATTAGAGCTAAGAAATTTTATTTTTCTAATGATTTTAAAATATTAAAAGAGATAAAAGATAATGAATTTAAAGAAAAAGAATTTTTATTAGAATGGAAAAAATAA
- the pyrE gene encoding orotate phosphoribosyltransferase, which yields MDRARGVAHSLLSVGAVKLNVGQPFTFVSGIKSPIYCDNRKMIGYPEERKVVVDGFIEVLKEKEFDVIAGTATAGIPWAAFIAERLNVPMAYIRSEKKDHGAGRQIEGADFEGKKVIVIEDLISTGGSSIKAVQAAKEAGATEVEVVAIFSYQFTKAEENFANAGVKLTNISDFTTLIGLATEQKYLTEEEQEIALKWNKSPNTWGV from the coding sequence ATGGATAGAGCAAGAGGAGTAGCACATTCATTATTATCTGTAGGAGCTGTAAAATTAAATGTAGGACAACCATTTACTTTTGTATCTGGAATAAAAAGTCCAATATATTGTGATAATAGAAAAATGATAGGATATCCAGAAGAAAGAAAGGTTGTAGTTGATGGATTTATCGAAGTTTTAAAAGAAAAAGAGTTTGATGTAATAGCTGGTACAGCAACAGCTGGAATTCCTTGGGCTGCTTTTATAGCTGAAAGATTAAATGTTCCAATGGCATATATTCGTTCTGAGAAAAAAGACCATGGAGCTGGAAGACAAATTGAAGGGGCAGATTTTGAAGGGAAAAAAGTAATTGTTATAGAAGATTTAATTTCTACTGGAGGAAGTTCTATAAAAGCTGTTCAAGCTGCTAAAGAAGCTGGAGCTACTGAAGTTGAAGTTGTAGCAATATTCTCATATCAATTTACAAAAGCTGAAGAAAATTTTGCTAATGCTGGAGTAAAATTAACAAATATATCTGATTTTACAACTTTAATTGGATTAGCAACAGAACAAAAATACTTAACTGAAGAAGAACAAGAAATAGCTTTAAAATGGAATAAATCACCTAATACTTGGGGTGTGTAA
- a CDS encoding bifunctional dihydroorotate dehydrogenase B NAD binding subunit/NADPH-dependent glutamate synthase, whose protein sequence is MYKILKKEWLSEKICLMNIEAKDLALAAKPGQFLIVKKDEFGERIPLTICDYDREKGTVTIVFFVLGKSTKDIGTLEEGDFFQDVVGPLGVESEFLHEDLESLKNKKVLFVAGGVGTAPVYPQVKWFHENGLKADVIIGAKTKNLLILEKEMKAVAENLYITTDDGSYGYHGLVTDIIDDLIKNQGKKYDCVVAIGPMIMMKFVCLKTKEYNIKTTVSLNPLMVDGTGMCGACRVRIGDKIKFACVDGPEFDGHLVDFDEAMRRQMMYKTEEGRALLKENDGDTHSAKDCPIDNHKEEYTSLENLPKNKRVPVREQNPLIRATNFKEVTFGYTLEEAQKEASRCLNCKNPLCIQGCPVNIDIPAFIQEIKKGNIDEAGKILMKYTSLPAVCGRVCPQETQCEGKCILGIKGEAVAIGKLEKFIGDYLLKNSFEIQIPEKNNHKVAVIGSGPAGLTVAGDLAKMGYNVIIFEALHKTGGVLTYGIPEFRLPKDEVVQKEIDNIKKLGVTFKTNEIIGKTKLIDKLLDEEGFEAVFIGSGAGLPKFMNIPGENLNGVLSANEFLTRVNLMKGYLDEYETPIKVGKKVAVIGGGNVAMDAVRTAKRLGAEAHIVYRRSEKDFPARLEEVHHAKEEGIIIDALTLPKEILGNEKGEVIGMRCIKTTLGEKDSSGRASFIELENSDFIMDVDTVIMALGTSPNPLISSTTKNLDINKWKCIVADDNGQTSREGVFAGGDAVSGAATVILAMGAGKKAAKAIDEYIKSKNN, encoded by the coding sequence AGTATTTTTTGTTTTAGGAAAAAGTACAAAAGATATTGGAACTTTAGAAGAAGGAGATTTCTTCCAAGATGTAGTTGGACCATTAGGAGTAGAAAGTGAGTTTCTTCATGAAGATTTAGAAAGTTTAAAAAATAAGAAAGTTCTTTTTGTAGCTGGTGGAGTAGGAACTGCTCCTGTTTATCCTCAAGTTAAATGGTTTCATGAAAATGGACTTAAAGCTGATGTTATAATTGGAGCAAAAACTAAAAATCTTTTAATTCTTGAAAAAGAAATGAAAGCTGTAGCAGAAAATCTTTATATTACTACTGATGATGGAAGTTATGGATATCATGGTTTAGTAACTGATATTATTGATGATTTAATAAAAAATCAGGGTAAAAAATATGATTGTGTTGTTGCTATTGGTCCTATGATTATGATGAAGTTTGTTTGTTTAAAAACAAAAGAATATAATATAAAAACTACAGTAAGTCTTAATCCTCTAATGGTTGATGGAACAGGAATGTGTGGAGCTTGTCGTGTAAGAATTGGAGATAAAATAAAATTTGCTTGTGTAGATGGACCTGAATTTGATGGACATTTAGTTGATTTTGATGAAGCAATGAGAAGACAAATGATGTATAAAACAGAAGAAGGAAGAGCTTTACTTAAAGAAAATGATGGAGATACTCATTCAGCTAAAGATTGTCCAATTGATAATCATAAAGAAGAGTATACTTCTCTTGAAAATCTTCCAAAAAATAAAAGAGTTCCTGTGAGAGAACAAAATCCTTTAATTAGAGCTACAAACTTTAAAGAAGTTACTTTTGGATATACTTTAGAAGAAGCTCAAAAAGAAGCTAGTAGATGCTTGAATTGTAAAAATCCTCTTTGTATACAAGGATGTCCTGTTAACATAGATATTCCTGCTTTTATTCAAGAGATTAAAAAAGGAAATATTGATGAAGCTGGAAAAATTCTAATGAAATACACTTCTCTTCCTGCTGTTTGTGGTAGAGTTTGTCCTCAAGAAACTCAATGTGAAGGAAAATGTATTTTAGGTATAAAAGGTGAAGCTGTAGCTATTGGAAAACTTGAAAAATTTATTGGAGATTACTTATTAAAAAATAGTTTTGAAATTCAAATTCCTGAAAAAAATAACCATAAAGTAGCTGTTATTGGAAGTGGTCCAGCTGGACTTACTGTAGCTGGAGATTTAGCAAAAATGGGATATAATGTAATTATTTTTGAAGCTTTACATAAAACTGGAGGAGTTTTAACTTATGGTATCCCAGAATTTAGATTACCTAAAGATGAAGTTGTTCAAAAAGAAATAGATAATATCAAAAAATTAGGTGTTACTTTTAAAACAAATGAAATTATAGGAAAAACTAAACTTATTGATAAATTATTAGATGAAGAGGGATTTGAAGCTGTATTTATTGGAAGTGGGGCTGGACTTCCTAAATTTATGAATATTCCTGGAGAAAATTTAAATGGTGTTCTTTCAGCTAATGAATTTTTAACAAGAGTAAATCTTATGAAAGGATATCTTGATGAATATGAAACTCCTATTAAAGTAGGAAAAAAAGTTGCTGTTATTGGTGGAGGAAATGTAGCTATGGATGCTGTTAGAACAGCCAAAAGATTAGGAGCTGAAGCTCATATTGTTTATAGAAGAAGTGAAAAAGATTTTCCAGCTAGATTAGAAGAAGTGCATCATGCTAAAGAAGAGGGAATTATAATTGATGCTCTTACTCTTCCAAAAGAAATTTTAGGAAATGAAAAAGGAGAAGTCATTGGTATGAGATGTATCAAAACTACTCTTGGTGAAAAAGATTCATCTGGTAGAGCTTCTTTTATTGAATTAGAAAATTCTGATTTTATAATGGATGTTGATACTGTTATAATGGCTCTTGGAACTTCTCCTAATCCATTAATTTCATCTACTACAAAAAATCTTGATATTAATAAATGGAAATGTATTGTAGCTGATGATAATGGACAAACTAGTAGAGAAGGTGTATTTGCTGGTGGAGATGCTGTATCTGGAGCTGCTACCGTAATTCTTGCTATGGGAGCTGGAAAAAAAGCTGCCAAAGCTATTGATGAATATATAAAATCTAAAAACAATTAA
- a CDS encoding YdcF family protein — translation MFYIVKIISLLIFSPLIFILGFIMFGILFLKNKKIKLGIFSFLLGTVLYLFSCDFFISKPIISLEKTNVNLEYKIEDMDSYILLCGGIRSNTLMGIIPGQEAVERIITVAKLYNKNPKPIYITGGKVLEKVVSESSVYKKELIDLGIPEKDIILEEKSRNTKENAIYTKKLMKKNEHKRGILVTSAIHMKRSMEVFKDGEIIFYPFPCNFYGITKNRGIQSYIPNYLNLKNFNSTLWEYFGIIYYRLRYKGK, via the coding sequence ATGTTTTATATTGTAAAAATAATATCACTTTTAATATTTTCACCTTTAATATTTATTTTAGGATTTATAATGTTTGGAATTTTATTTTTAAAAAATAAAAAAATAAAATTAGGAATTTTTTCTTTTTTATTAGGAACTGTTTTATATTTATTTTCTTGTGATTTCTTCATATCTAAACCTATAATTTCTCTTGAAAAAACAAATGTAAATTTGGAATATAAAATTGAAGATATGGATAGTTATATACTTCTTTGTGGTGGAATAAGAAGTAATACTTTAATGGGAATAATACCAGGACAAGAAGCAGTAGAAAGAATTATTACAGTAGCTAAACTTTATAACAAAAATCCTAAACCAATATATATTACAGGTGGGAAAGTATTAGAAAAAGTAGTGAGTGAAAGTTCTGTATATAAGAAAGAATTAATTGATTTGGGAATACCAGAAAAGGATATTATATTAGAAGAAAAAAGTAGAAATACTAAAGAAAATGCAATTTATACTAAAAAACTTATGAAAAAAAATGAACATAAAAGAGGAATACTTGTAACTTCAGCTATTCATATGAAAAGAAGTATGGAAGTTTTTAAAGATGGTGAAATTATATTTTATCCATTTCCTTGTAATTTTTATGGAATTACTAAGAATAGAGGGATTCAAAGTTATATACCAAATTATTTAAATTTAAAAAATTTTAATTCTACTTTATGGGAATATTTTGGAATTATTTATTATAGATTGAGATATAAAGGAAAATAA